The following are encoded in a window of Halosimplex halophilum genomic DNA:
- a CDS encoding DUF7504 family protein has product MAIRPGDNVLVCCPSFTGDEPRVCLDLLTPDGSTDVYALSVLFTKSPGEYVDTWQRLAGAYPTRMRIVTVDASAPSKGSQGGGADAPDDPGGEGDTDRAVERVNSPHNLTRLGVRVTGCLDEWDDAPETVAVCFQSLTTLLQYVDVDNAVGFLDAVTDRCAATDAVAHYHIDPKAHDEQTIAKLSAVFDTVLEFDDGEWTAR; this is encoded by the coding sequence TGCTGCCCGTCGTTCACGGGCGACGAGCCGCGCGTCTGCCTGGACCTGCTGACGCCCGACGGATCGACCGACGTGTACGCGCTCTCGGTGCTGTTCACCAAGTCACCGGGCGAGTACGTCGACACCTGGCAGCGGCTCGCGGGCGCCTACCCGACCCGGATGCGGATCGTCACCGTCGACGCGAGCGCCCCCTCGAAGGGAAGTCAGGGGGGTGGCGCCGACGCGCCGGACGACCCCGGGGGAGAGGGGGACACCGACCGTGCGGTCGAGCGAGTCAACTCGCCGCACAACCTGACGCGCCTCGGGGTCAGGGTCACGGGCTGTCTCGACGAGTGGGACGACGCGCCCGAGACGGTCGCCGTCTGTTTCCAGTCGCTCACGACGCTGCTGCAGTACGTCGACGTCGACAACGCCGTCGGGTTCCTCGACGCGGTCACCGACCGCTGCGCGGCGACGGACGCCGTCGCCCACTACCACATCGACCCGAAAGCCCACGACGAGCAGACGATCGCGAAACTGAGCGCGGTGTTCGACACCGTCCTCGAGTTCGACGACGGGGAGTGGACGGCCCGGTAG